Genomic segment of Microbacterium sp. BH-3-3-3:
ATCCCCGTGATGGGACACGTCGGAGATGTGACGAGCGCCCTCGATGCCACCGGCGCCGACACTGTCGCGATCACGAGCGCCGACGATCTGCCGGCCGACAAGGTCAAGCAGATCTCCTGGAGTCTCGAAGCGGGCAAGCAGCACCTCGTGCTCGCCCCCAGCATCATCGACATCGCCGGTCCCCGCCTGCACACGCGGCCGGTGGCGGGGCTGCCGCTCATCCACGTGGAGACGCCCAAGTTCTCGCGCGGCCAGAGCTTCCTCAAGCGCAGCGTCGACCTCGTGTCCGCCTCCATCGGCGTCGTCCTGCTCAGCCCTCTCCTGCTCTTCCTCATGATCACCGTGCGCCTCACCAGCGACGGGCCCGTCTTCTTCCGGCAGACGCGCGTCGGATTCCGTGGCCGCGAGTTCACGATGATCAAGTTCCGCAGCATGGTCGTCAATGCCGAAGAGCTCCTGCAGGAGCTCGCCGCGCAGCAGCGCGATGCGGGCAACGAGGTGCTGTTCAAGATGAAGAACGATCCGCGCGTGACGCGCATCGGCCGCATCATGCGCAAGTTCAGCCTCGACGAGCTCCCCCAGCTGTTCAACGTCATCGGCGGCTCGATGTCGCTCGTCGGCCCGCGTCCGCCTCTGCCGTCCGAGGTCGCGTTGTACGCCGACCACGTGCACCGTCGCTTCCTCGCCAAGCCCGGCATCACGGGTCTCTGGCAGGTCAGCGGCCGCTCGTCACTGTCCTGGGAGGAGTCGGTACGCCTCGACCTCTCCTACGTCGAGAACTGGACCCTTCTCGGCGACTTCGTCATTCTCGGCAGAACCGCCCGCGCCGCCCTGGCGCCGGGCGAGACGGCCGCGTGAAATCCCCGCGCTCCCTCGCGGGTCCGCGACCTGGTGTCACCGGGTCGCGTCGTCAGGAATCTGGAAGGCTCTGAATCGTGCGCTTGTCTGTAGTGGGTTGCGGGTACCTGGGAGCCGTTCACGCGGCCGCGATGGCCTCCATCGGTCACGACGTCGTCGGTATCGATGTCGACGAACGGAAGATCGCCACCCTGTCCAAGGGGGAGGCCCCCTTCTTCGAGCCCGGCTTGCAGGAGATCCTGACCGAGGGCATCGAGTCGGGCCGCCTGACCTTCACCACCGACATGTCCGCCGCCCAGGGTGCCAAGGTGCACTTCGTCGGCGTCGGAACGCCGCAGCAGGCGGGAAGCCACGCCGCCGACCTCACCTACGTGAACGCCGCGATCGAGGGCCTTCTGCCGTTCCTCAGCGAGGGCGACATCGTCGCCGGCAAGTCGACCGTGCCGGTCGGCACCGCCGCGCGGCTCGCGCCGAGCGTGGCCGAGCGCGGCGCGACCCTGGTGTGGAACCCCGAGTTCCTCCGCGAGGGCTGGGCCGTCCAGGACACGATCGACCCCGATCGCCTCGTCGCCGGTGTGCCCACCGAGAACGGCGCCCCCTCGGCCGAAGGAGAGCGCACTGCTCAGGTGCTCCGCGAGGTCTACCACCCCTCCATCGCCAAGGGCACGCCCTTCATCGTCACCGACTACGCCACCGCGGAACTCGTGAAGGTGTCTGCCAACGCGTTCCTGGCGACCAAGATCAGCTTCATCAACGCGATCGCCGAGATCGCCGAGGTCACGGGTGCCGACGTCACGACGTTGGCGGATGCCATCGGCCACGACGCCCGTATCGGCCGGCGCTTCCTGGGTGCGGGCATCGGCTTCGGCGGCGGGTGCCTCCCGAAGGACATCCGCGCCTTCTCGGCTCGTGCCGAGGAGCTCGGGCGGGGCGAGTCCGTCGCCTTCCTGCGGGAGATCGACGCGATCAACCTCCGCCGACGCGACCGGGCCGTCGAGCTCACCACCGAGGCCCTGGGCGGCAGCGCCTTCGAGAAGAAGATCGCCGTGCTCGGCGCGGCCTTCAAGCCCCACAGCGACGACATCCGCGACTCCCCCGCGCTCGACGTCGCCGTGCGTCTGCACGGTCTGGGCGCGAAGGTCACTCTCACCGACCCGGCCGCGATCGACAACGCCCGCCGCATCCACCCGCAGCTGACGTACGAGCGCGACCTCGACGAGACCCTGCGCGACGCCGACGCCGTCATCGTCGTCACCGAGTGGGACGAGTACCGTCGCGAGCTCTCCCCCGAGCACGCCGCTTCGCTCGCGCGGGGACGCGTCGTCGTCGACGGCCGCAACTGCCTCGACCCGGCCGCATGGCGAGCCGCCGGCTGGACCTACTTCGGCATGGGTCGCCCCTGATCCCTGCCCGACGGAAGACGCCCCGGCCGCTCGGTCGGGGCGTCTTCCGCATTCCGGCGAGCGCGCCGCGACGAAAGATCCGCGACCCGGGTTCGGCCGTGGGCGTGACGAATCGGCGTCCCGATACGTCTCCATCGTGAGCGGGTCGTCGTGGCCTCTCGCCACGAGCACATCGAAGAGGAAGAGGATGCCATGCGCAACAAGGTCATCGCGGTCGGCGCGATCGTGTTCATCGCCTACGTCATCGGCGCGCGGGCATCGCGTGTGCAGGTCAAGAACCGGGAGTCGGTCGGTCATCAGGTGGTGCGCCTGTGGAACGACCCCCGTGCACGCAAGCGTCGCCACAAGGCGGCCAAGAAGGCCGCCGCCGCCACCGAGAAGCGCGCGAAGAAGACGATGCGCCGGCTGCGTAAGTGAGTATGACCCCGGGCCGCACCTCTTCGGTGCGGCCCGGGGTCGTCTTCTGCGGACGTCGTACTCGCGTCGCCCCCGAGGGCGGATGCTCCCCTGTGGATGACGCCACCCTCCTCGCGCATGCGCATGCAAAGATGCTGCACAACCCGAAGGAGACCCCGTGCCTTTTGCGCCACGCCTCACCGCATACTCCGCCTCGTACGACGCCGGCGATGACCTCGACCTCCTCGGCGGGTTCGCACCGACCTGCCGGCGCTGTCTCGCCATGACCACGCCCGAGAGCGGGCGGCGCGGCGTCTGGTGGCGCTGCCCCGAGTGCGCTCTGCCGCAGATCGGCTGACGGCCGGATACGCTGACCCCGTGATCGCCAGCATCCTCATCTCGATCTCCGCCATCGTTTCGGCGGTCCTGGTCGGGTTCGTGGCGCGCCGCATTCTCGGGACCGCCGTCGGCTGGCCCCGCAGCATCGTGGTCGGGCTCCTCGTCTTCTTCCTCGGCGTCCCCTCCGCCGAATGGACGTTGCGCCAGACCGGTCTTCCCGAGGGAACGACCGTGATCCCCGCGCAGGACGTCTGGCTGTGGATCGGCCTGATCGCCCTGTCCCTGGCGTGGGTGTTCGCCCTCGGGGTGGCCACCCTCGTCGCCATCGAGGCGATCTTCCCGACCAGACCACTTCCCAACCCGGTCGACCTCGTGCGGGCGGCCCTGCGTCAGCGCAAACGCACTCGGCGCTACCTCGAGATCCTGACGATCGCCTCCCGCCACGGCGTCGGCTGGCTCTTCCACGGCGGCGGCTCCCGCGTCGAGGCCGAGCTCAGCACCTCGGAGGAACGCGCGAAGGCCATCGTCGCCACCATCAACGATGCCGGAGTCAGCTTCGTCAAGCTGGGCCAGGTGCTCTCCACCCGCCGCGACCTCATCCCCGAGCCATATCTCAGCGCGCTCGCATCTCTGCAGACGAGCGCCACCACTCTTCCCTGGGACACCGTCCGCGCCGTCATCGAAGACGATCTGGGCGCCTCCATCGACGAGGTCTACGCCGACGTCGACCCTGTTCCCCTCGCCGCGGCCTCGGTCGCGCAGGTACACCGCGCCCACCTCCTCG
This window contains:
- a CDS encoding sugar transferase encodes the protein MTFDLRESATPSFDAEFPVTPRAERISQPASSRHVPWRRRYRRNLALTDLFSLTWVVYGTQLLWFGLGNAQVAAGRDSRISDLSYWVFSALLILTWMWALAFVDSRSDRVIGTGSQEYVRIADASFRLFGTVAIIAFLTQIDVARGYLLISLPLGILVLIFTRWMWRRWLIVQRSTGKYSANVLLVGSLASVTQLAREFARTPSAGYRVVGACVPNGKIADVIPGTDIPVMGHVGDVTSALDATGADTVAITSADDLPADKVKQISWSLEAGKQHLVLAPSIIDIAGPRLHTRPVAGLPLIHVETPKFSRGQSFLKRSVDLVSASIGVVLLSPLLLFLMITVRLTSDGPVFFRQTRVGFRGREFTMIKFRSMVVNAEELLQELAAQQRDAGNEVLFKMKNDPRVTRIGRIMRKFSLDELPQLFNVIGGSMSLVGPRPPLPSEVALYADHVHRRFLAKPGITGLWQVSGRSSLSWEESVRLDLSYVENWTLLGDFVILGRTARAALAPGETAA
- a CDS encoding UDP-glucose/GDP-mannose dehydrogenase family protein, which gives rise to MRLSVVGCGYLGAVHAAAMASIGHDVVGIDVDERKIATLSKGEAPFFEPGLQEILTEGIESGRLTFTTDMSAAQGAKVHFVGVGTPQQAGSHAADLTYVNAAIEGLLPFLSEGDIVAGKSTVPVGTAARLAPSVAERGATLVWNPEFLREGWAVQDTIDPDRLVAGVPTENGAPSAEGERTAQVLREVYHPSIAKGTPFIVTDYATAELVKVSANAFLATKISFINAIAEIAEVTGADVTTLADAIGHDARIGRRFLGAGIGFGGGCLPKDIRAFSARAEELGRGESVAFLREIDAINLRRRDRAVELTTEALGGSAFEKKIAVLGAAFKPHSDDIRDSPALDVAVRLHGLGAKVTLTDPAAIDNARRIHPQLTYERDLDETLRDADAVIVVTEWDEYRRELSPEHAASLARGRVVVDGRNCLDPAAWRAAGWTYFGMGRP